In Capricornis sumatraensis isolate serow.1 chromosome 6, serow.2, whole genome shotgun sequence, the genomic window TGATGCTGGTTGATAGCTAGGACCTCAGCAGGGGTTGTTGGCTGAGGTCTTTGTGGCAAGGTGGCTAGGTTCCCAGAGTGAGTGTCCCAAGAGAAAAAGGTAGGGGAAAAAAGGGAGACAGCAAgaacaaggtaaaaaaaaaaaaaaaaaaaagcctagtttTTAAGACCTAGCTTTGGAAGTCAGAGAGCATCATTTCCACCTTTATTGGCTGAGGCAGTCCCAGAGGTCTTCTGGGACAAGGGGAGGGAACACAGATGCCACCCCTTAATGGCAGGAATGCTGCCACTGTAAGAAGAGCATGTGGGGTGGGATAGAGCAAGGCGGCCGTCTCTGCAGAATCTAATCTTTCACAGACATTATGAAGCCACAGAAATAAGGTGGACCTCCGTGAACTAAAGGGAACCCATGCACCGTGTTCAGAGGACGCAGTGCTGCCTGCTGGGGTGCAGGTGGGGCGGTGTGCCGGTGGACATGCTCCCCGCCACTCCCCGCCGGCTTTGCCAGGTGGCTTTTCCTGCTGAGCCCAAAGCTACACTCCAGCAGACCACTCCCATCAACAATGGgctggaaggagaaagagacaggAGTTTTGAGCCCAGCAAGAGTGGGGAAGAagatgggaggggaaggggttAGGAATGGATTCAGAGGGAGAGTGGGGGGAGGTGCCAAGTCCCCAGAGAAGCTGCCAGAAGGGGAGCAGTGTTTGCCCGGCTGGGCTCTGTAACTCAGTCTCCTTCGACAGGCATGGCCCTTTCCGTGTTGGTCATCCTGCTTCTGGCTGTGTTGTATGAAAGCATCAAGGTTGGCAAAGCCAGGCTGCTCTACCAGGCCCTGATGAACCTGTCCATCCCCACAAGCCAGCAGCTTATCGAAGAGACAGACCAGGATTCTTCAAGTTCAGACTCCCTGCCTGTCAGCAGAAGCCCTCTCAGGTAACAGACATGGGGTGGGGGCAACGGGCAGAGTGCTCACACTCACCTTGAGAGGTAGGCTGGACCTGCAGGACACTTAGCCCCACTTcatccaagggaaactgaggcccagggacagACCGGAACTTGCCCAAGCGCTTCCAGTTAGTTTGCAGTGACGTGGACTACAGCCAGGTCTCCTGATACCCAGGCTGGGGCTCTCTGAACAGCCACGTGGGAGGCTCCAATCTCTCTGACTCCGGTGCAAGCCTCAGTCCAGCAACAAGGGTGTCTGTTCAGCCCACCCCCAAACCACAGCAGGTCTTCTTAGATCACTAAGGCTTCCAAACCCAAGATGGTACCTGCAGCTCTTCTatacaaatgataaaaatttgTTGTCAGCAGCGTACCAGCTTGGTAGAGGGCAACCTCttgctccttccttccctccccgtTCTGATAGCCACTGGGGATTCCCATTCTGTCCTCTCTACAGCACTGGCTGTGCTAACTGTGTCTGTCTGCTCCTTAGGTGGGGGCCTGAACAGTCACAAACCCGCTGCAAGGGAGGTGTTTTTGTACTGGTCTTACTAATATATGTTTTACTGATGAGGACATTtcagttcagagaggttaagacgCTTATGCTGAGCCACAGTTAGCACGTGGCAGAGCTAGAAATTAGTCTGTTACCAGGGTCCATGCTTCTTCCATTGTAATACTTCCATTCACAGCTCACAGTTGATTCAGGGGGGGAAATGTCTGCCTTACTGATGATTTTCTATTATCCTTTGTCAGATGTGATTGATCACATatctcattttccctttttgcccTGGATACCAGGAAGCTCAGAGCTCAGTGTGGTAGAGAAATGATTATCCCAAACTCCTTGTACAAGTCCCTCTTCCCTACTCTATCACTGGTTTCTGACatgtctctttaaaaataaatctctcctgGGTTAAGCGTACGGATTATAAAGAAGCTAGTCCTGTACCTTGGTTGCTCTTTCCACTCCCTGACACCAACTCCTAGCTTCCAGCTCTCTGCCGGCATTAACTGGGCGTTCCTGTCCATCTAGGTGGTTTTTGTGTCACTTCGGCCAGTCTCTGCTCCATGTCGCTCAGGTGGTCGTGGGCTACTTCATGATGCTGGCGGTTATGTCCTACAACACCTGGATTTTCTTCGGCGTGGTCCTGGGCTCCGGTGTGGGCTACTACCTGGCCTACCCACTTCTCAACATGACTTAGCTGGCTGAGGGTGAGGGCTCTGGGGGCTGGAAGGACCTGGGGCACCTTGTTCCACACCTTGAACCCCATGTCTCCTGTTTCTTCTGCTGGCTGTTCTCAAGGCATTGCCGGCTCCTGGAAACTTTCAGCTGAAGCCAGCACTTGCTCCCTGGAGTTCTGAGGCCATTGCCGCTCCTCAGCCAGGTTGCAGAGGGCCCTGGCGAAGTCTTTCTGTGCCTTTAAGAAGGCTGCTGTGACAGGAGGTGGGGTGGAGACCAGAACCTGGGGGCAGATTTCATAACCATGGCAGCATTTGCTGGATCCCTTTCCCTCTCTTGGGGCGAAAGTAAGTGACAGCTGACTAAAGGCAAAGAAGCAGGATCTTACCAGGGCTGTGACCTACCCTCCAAATACGGTGAGCTCCTCCCATGGGATGGCACTGCCATGGGAAGATGATAGTTAAATGGATTAGGTGTCGGGGAGGGGAGCTCTTTGTGGCCCTAATCTTATCCTGATCCTCCTCCTAATGCAAAACCAAGAATTCAGAGTAATACTCAATCATGATGTTTTCTATTTATTACTTACTGCTCACCCATAGTGATCTGGTGGGGAAACATGATTCGTTCAAATACTGAGTAAGCCACAGTATCGACTGAAGATGAAATAAGCCATCAAGCCAATGAGTAGAGTTAGGTGGGGGCTCTTCAGATATTGAACCTTTTCgcttgaaagaaaaggaaagaatagacCCAGGGAGAGAAAATCACTGCTGTCTACTGTAATGTCTATACTCAAGTACCTCATGGGCTAGAGGAAAGATGGTCTGAAGCtttgagaattaaaaaagaaattattttaataaatatatatttttaaatagtctgTGGGTGTCTTCTGTTTCTCCTCATTCAAACAGCAAGCTCACGGAACCCTGAGAGAAAACTGCAGGAGCTGAGTAGGGCTGCCCAGGGCCTGAGTCTGTCTGTCTCCCATGAAGACAACTCTGTGCTCCGCAAACCCAGCACCGAAACGCTGTTCCCTCAGCAGACACCCTCAGTGCCGGCCTAGTCAGTAAGCCATTCTTCTGTTCATGTAACAAATAATGATTAGAAAAAGAACTGTCACATGGACTACAAACGCCTATGTCGGCACTGTTATTAGCACCTTCTCTCCCTGAGGGCAGAAGCAAAAATATATCAAagccccttttatttttttttttttatttatttatttttttaccctgGCCAGAACCAGTTTATTGGTCGAGGTGAAGGGCTTGGGCTCAGGCCTCCCCAGCAACCTAGAAATCCATGTCCTCGGCCAGGTCCTGGAGATAGGCCATGTACTGGTCTGAGGTGAGGGAGAGGGGTTGGCTGTTGGAAATGTGCAGGTCGACAGTATTCTCCAGGGAGGAGGCACCCCCTTGCCGCGCTATGTCTACAAGAACCCTGAGGCACATGGGGACAACCTTGACCATCACAAGCCTCTTGATCCATGGCTGGTCCTGGGGCCATGACTGCCCCACACAGAACCAGAGGGTATAGAGTGGCGAACGTCTGCTTCCTTCAGTGAAGGTGATCAGATCTTCCTCGTTTGCCAACAGCTGCTTCAGGGGGTTTTCAGAGACTCCCGAGTTTGGGCAAAGAGCAGGGATGTCTGATTCGGGGCTCAGGAAGAGCTGAGGGGGGTTCTCAGAGGTCATAGTCAGATTCGAGGGCCCTCCTTCTGGGCTCAAGTCCATGTCACTCAGTAACTTCTGCACAATGTCTTCCTGGGGATCAGAGGTACTGTGTCTGCCATTGTCTTGAGCGGTATCTGGCTCAGGGATGTCCCTGACTCCTGAGTTCACAAACTCATAGATCTTGTGCGGGTCTTGGGAGTCCTTGCTGTGGTCCTCCGCTAAACGCAACACTTCCTTCCGGTCCAAAGCCCCTTTTAAAAGTTACAGTAAGAAAAGAGCTGAAACAAAGTATACTGTGTGACGCCTTCAGTACTGATCCGTGTATTCTCCCCACATAAGCAGGGAGATGGAAAGCTGCTCAGTGTCACAACTGGTGTCAAGATTTGTAGTCTTGTAGTTGGACGGTCAGGCATCCACTTTCATGTCCAGCTAagacccctcccctgccctgagGCACTGCTGAGATCATCTCTGTAGGTGATCAGCAGCCTCTTTCGTTTGATAGTCTCTTTAAATACAGTTGAGGGTTTCACAGCATggagggctttttaaaaaatctactgtCTAGAGAAATGGATTATATGGCCAGGTTAAAGTAGGCATTTCAACGGTCTTCAGAGTCAAGTCACAAAAGGTGGTATTTTCTCTactcaaatttttgtttttaacaaacaCCTATATAATACTTACTATCTACCAGACAGGcagtgttctaagcactttagagtattaactcatttaattcccaCAATAAAGTAGAAAGTATTTCTGCCCTTGTCTCAGAGATGAGGAAGCTAAGGCAGCTAAAAACAGTCACCCAGCTAATAAGTGGTCAGGCTCCCTGGCCTAGAGTCTGCTCATCAGCTCAGATGAGGGCTGTGGCTGAGGCAGTAACTGGCTTTGGCCCCACGGCATCCAGTGGAACAAGGGTGTGAATGCAGAcagtggaggctgagaagtctgtGCTGTGTGGATTTCACCCTAACAGAACGGAAATTGTTTCAGGGgacctggggtggggcccaggagcCTGTATTTCTGACATACAACACTGCCGTCCTCCCTCAACCCGGGACAAATGCTGCTGGGCTGGCCGAGAGCCCCAGCTTCAGAATCCCACGGCCAGGATTTGCATCCCTGTTCTGTCGCTTACTAGCTATGTAAGGTTGGATGGGTGACTTTACCTCGCTAAGCCTCAATCTCCTCTATTAAAGGATAAATATCTTCTGTGAGGGCCGCTGGAGATGAGACAGTCTGGGTAAAGTGCCCCACAACAGCGCCTAGTTGTTAAACAATAGAGTTTAGTAAATGGTAGTTCTTATGCCTCCCAGGCCCACAGATGGAAGACAGGCTCAAAGCTATCATCAGAAAGGATACGTCTGATTGGCAGGTGAGATGGAGTGGAATCTGGGttcttataaacatttaaaatcagggaacatttttattaaagttattctactttttaaagacTGCTTACATGGtctttggaaaatgctgaaaTAAGTAAAATGACCATGAATGTTTTCTCACTACTGTTTCCTGCATTAGTCCTGGGCCTGAAATCAGAGGAAATGGAAGCTGCTCTTCAACTGGAGACTCAGGCTCTCAGGTGCCATCCATGATGGACGACAACGCAGGGACCCTCCCCATCTTCTCTGCCTGGCTTCCTAGGGTGTAGGACCCGCAGGAGTCAGTGGACGACAGGACTGGTCCTAACCCTGTTGCCCTGAGCCCGAGAGTAGCTGGGATGCTGGGATAGTGCTTGGAAAGCCTAACAGTTCCAGGGTTAAGTACCAAAGGAAGCATGTCACAGTGCTTTCACGCATGTTAACCAACCCAGGTCTGTTACAACCCCTACCCTCACATTCCCAGAGGGTACAGACTGCTCTCGGAACCAGATTTGATTTCACCCCAAAAGCTTGAGTCAGGTTTCATTgcagacatttatttctgttttgttaatttcaAATATTCATTGACCTCTTATATCAGATTTAAGGCAGAGAAAAGATACACGTCCCAGGACTGCAGGCAAGGCTGGTAACTGGGCTTAGATGGGGTACTTTACCCTCTACCAGTTCTGCCAAGGAGACCTCACCACAGAAAGTATAGTATGTGACGCCTTGGGACACAGGGAGCACTGAGAGGCAGGTCAGTCAGGGAGTTCAGAGAACAGAAGGCGTGGGAGAGGGCAGGACTCACAGGGCCTTGCTGGAGGGGAGCCCCCCAGCCCTTTCTCCACGGAGGACTCTGAGGCAGGACCAGGGTGGGCTGCTGCCAACCGCAGGGTTCCGAAGACAGGGTCCCACGCTGCTTCACCTGGTCAGGCAGGGGCTCGGAGGTGGGCCAGCTCAGGCATCGGAACTACTGTCCTCAGCGTGCTCACCTTCACCTCACCCCGTGGCTCATCTAAAGCCAGCGCTGGCTGTGCAAAATTGTGCCTAGGGAAGGGTTGGTAGAGAAACCTTTGCACCGGTTTCCTGGGTCTTCATCCCAGCCAGTCAATgtcatcatcatcgtcatcatcTCCAAAAAGGGGTGTTGGGGGCGGGCGTCCCTTCATGCTCTGACAAGACAGGAAAGAGTAGTCAGTCCTCCCTTGTCCCTGCACCAGATGGACTTCCCGCCTGTGCAAGATGAAGTGACCAGCATCTTTCCCAGCTCCAGGTGGGAAAGGAGACTGCTGGTGAGGGTTTAACGGAAGGGACGAACCCTGAGGCCAGCAAACCCCAGGCTTCCAGAAAAGCTGAGACAAGCAGTCAGAGAAGGGCGGCAATCTTTCAACACGGAGACAAGAAGACCAACTTTGTTTGGCTCGTTTCGTCATTTATTTGAGAAACACATGTATTGATTGGACAGGTTTTCTCACATGTGGTAACTTACACATTTCGTGTGGGAAAAGGAAGGGGGAGCAGGATAGGGACACACAGAAGCAGAACCGCCCTCAGGGCAGAGGACACAGGAAGAAGGGAGCTGGGAAGAGTACAGTCACATCTGAAAAAACGCTGTTGTGGCCTGcggtagcctgcctggctctggaCGTGGGCCCACCATTCAAGAGAGAGTCGAATTTAAAGTCTTGGCCACCCTACCAAGTGGAGAATCCCAAGATGAAGAAAACCCAGGAACATAGGTTCATATCCCTGGTCTCACTGGCCCTCTGTCCCTCCCATCAGGCAGGAGAATAAGGGGGATTAACGAGCCAGAAGAAATTCTACCCCCTTTCCGTGACTTTAGCCTCTGGCCTTTTCCCTCTAGACTGGCAGGGAAAATCCTATGGGTTGCTGGGACTGACGCTGAAGATAGGCACTCCCGAGTGTTCTCTACTAAGTAAGGTACCTTCTGCTCTGGTGAACTACTCTGGCCCGGGATCGGACTTCCCAGGGCCAGCCAAAGGAAGGCGGTGCGATATGATCGGAAGTCCCTGGGCTAATGCCATCTCCACCCCCAACCAACAGACCTCGAACCTCTCCCTGGGCATCCGTGAAGTGATCTCTAAACTCTGATGGTATGGGACCTTAAAACGTGGCTCACTGCCTCTGTTTTGTTCCAGCTGAGGTTCTGGTGTGCATCTGCCAGCTATGTGACCCTGGACCACCTATTTAATGTTCCAGAGCCGTGGCCTTCTTTCTACAAAACGGAATAAAAGTGCCTACAGTTCACTGAACTGGCAGAAGATTAACTGtctatagttttcagagtacccCAAAAACAGACATTAACTTGATGATATTAGTATTAACACCAATAATGTTCTGCTAAAGTAAAAAAACTCCATCCATATATAGGACAGTCACTTGAGATATTCAATTGGCTTTTTGTTCATATTCAGAACTCTCAAATGAAAATGTAATTCTTGGGAAGAAAGGCCAGTGGGAGGAACCAGTGCGCTTTCCCGGGGAACacaagcaagagagaaagggttCTTGTACATAGGAGCcggatcccagctctgccacagcTGTTTTCCCAAGGTCTTGGCAAAAAGCAGAATCCATTTTGGTGGATACAAAAGGGGAGAAAATCTGCCCCCATTCACCTCATATTTCTGTTCCTGGGATGGACAGCCTGACTCTGATCTGTGTTCTCCACCCACATTTTACCCTAGTGAAATTATC contains:
- the SLC31A2 gene encoding protein SLC31A2 isoform X1; translation: MQSLLFQMHFIFSDEVVLLFDFWSVHSPTGMALSVLVILLLAVLYESIKVGKARLLYQALMNLSIPTSQQLIEETDQDSSSSDSLPVSRSPLRWFLCHFGQSLLHVAQVVVGYFMMLAVMSYNTWIFFGVVLGSGVGYYLAYPLLNMT
- the SLC31A2 gene encoding protein SLC31A2 isoform X2; its protein translation is MAMHFIFSDEVVLLFDFWSVHSPTGMALSVLVILLLAVLYESIKVGKARLLYQALMNLSIPTSQQLIEETDQDSSSSDSLPVSRSPLRWFLCHFGQSLLHVAQVVVGYFMMLAVMSYNTWIFFGVVLGSGVGYYLAYPLLNMT